The DNA sequence taaccctcttgtcatcctgcgagtcaaaattgaGCCATTTTAGAGGTTGAAAATGGAAGATTTCTACacgttttaaaaaaagtatttacaagaattttcttgccatttaaaaaaaaataaaacttgtaagggaaacttttaaggaattattggaattttcttcctgaagtttttgcaaattttcagaaatttggggaatttttttggctgaatttttggatttttttcagacaaggaaacaatattttttggtgcctgtaaatgaggacaacaggagggttaaagaccCTCTCTGGGGAAAAtcaagtatttttaaaaacagttttaatatgtccttatgttgttttttatgtgctggaagacacatcctgGGTggaataagcagtcaacaccatggctgagtatTTCTGCCTCAAAGCTGcagatgacagtctcaaaaacacgcTTCTGACCTTTGTGGtttcacacaaaacaaatttaaagaaacaacCTGACAGCTCGCAGCGTGGgactttctgcatcattattcttcttcagagtcagtttctgtgcagctgaattactccaatatcaCAACTTGTAAAgtatagagtagttttactgtgtttaaacagagtCATGGGTGAGCTGGTGCGTTGGAGCTGCAGTGATTAGTATTTAGATCTGCACATTGTAGAGGAAGCAATTATGTGGAGTTATATCTAAGTCATTTTAGGGCAGTAAGGGattgttttaatggaaaaaaaagtcagaatatgtaactttgatacacagaaatgagtttttaggggaTTAATCAATGGCCAGACAGGGtctttaactctcctgttgtcttcatttacaggcacccaAAAAAGTTGTtcacttgtctgaaaaaaatccataaactcagcaaaaaattccccaaatttataaaaatttgcaaaatcttcaggaagaaaatctctaaaattccttaaaaatatCCCTTaagagtttcatttttttaaaaaaatccccaaatttggcaagaaataaaaaacaaaaaaataaaaaatgtaaatgaataaaaatcttcccaaaaaagcctaaaaatatctaaagtgattccacatatatcagtaaaatttctaatattttctttaagaacattcggaaaaaaatcaaccaaaatccagtgaaattcactggattttggttgatttttttgcgaatgttcttaaagaaacattcttttttagcatttctttgtttgcacaaaaaaattttctaaaatttcccaaaaatgttgaaaatgtggaagctttcagtgtgaaaatatatttttttccccacattttcaaactttaaaacgacacaagggttaagcaAAAATGAAGAGGACTCACAGATTTCAGCTCCTTATATCTGTATTTCGCGgtattatttgaatattttcagatttggGGCTGTTGGttgtgcaaaacaaccaaactgaAGACTATTATGAAGACTTTTACTGCATCTGTGTTTTATTCTGGCTTCATCTTACTTCACATGTGTGAAAAACCTTGTAGTGACTTCTGATGACTCTTTTTAGAATTTGACAGACTGTCTTTTATCAGTTAAGACATTTACCCAAGACTCTGCCGTTCAGCTGGACTGTTGTAGttctttgtgtgtgaatgtaaaaCAGTTGTCttttgcagctgctgcagctgtttgtgttctACAAACGAATGTGTGATCACATAACAACTGCACTGGCCTCCCTCTACTGGCTTTTCTTCATTTCAGGattcattttaagattttactcttcttggttttaggttttaaatGAGTTAGTGCCACTGTATTCAGCACTGAGGCCAACCAACCAAATGATTTAGGATCTTATGACATTtaagcacaaaaacagaaagaaaaagtttacattttcagttgAGAACTGCTCTAGAAACTTTAAAGTCCCTGCTGAAGACCCAGTTCTTGGCATGGTTCGATTCAAGTAGAGCTTGACACCCTACCTTatctattgtatttttatttcattgtcttTTCTGTAGATTTGTCTTGTAGTCGCTGtactttactgtgttttatcaCCTGCTGTTTCCGTTGTGCAGCACTTTagtgtggttgttgttgttttaaatgtgctttgtaAACAAATTTGACTTTATTAAACATCTTACTGCCGACATTTACTAACATTAAGTCACACAATGTTATAAAATCAATATGCATATGTTGTGTTGCCCCCTTCTTGACTTGTCTGTATTTCATGAGGTCTAATATCTGAGCTGCAGACTGATGACGCCATCTGGTGGCTCAAATAACGCGAGATTACGGCGGCCGAGAGCGGTCAGCTGAGCAACGCGGAAGTGAGTGAGCGACAACGACATAGCGAAGGAAACGTTATTCCTGAGAAATAAGTTTCGTTCTTGGGGGTTTTGGGAGATTTCTGAGAACATGGTTCGGTGTTTCCTGATCCACACCGTGTGCCCCATCAGCGCTCTGTCTGCCGGGGAGTGTCGGGTGCTGTACTCCCGGGTGTTCGGTCCGGATGAGACGGTTCTGTCCGAGGAGCTCCAGGAGCTGAACCCGGAGGAGAGGAGGCTGCTGCAGAAGGAGAAGGTGGCTGTGGTGGCGAGGTGAAGGagtattttaacattaaaaaaaatgaaataatgcactgttattttttttgagaGCATACAGAACTGTTTCTTTCAATAAGTGGACTCTAAATAAAGGTTAACATGGTGCTAATGCTTGCTAGCttgttttcagtcacctgatcaGCAGAGCGTCAATTAGGCAACAGGTGGGGATGATTTTGGTTAAAAAGGGGGTTAAATTCAAATATTAATGTCAGTGTTACTTGCAATGCCACTTTTCTCGATAGTTTGTACAATATCAGTTTCAGGATCATGtgtaatattatatatttcaaGTTCATGTGCAGATTTTTAGTGTATTTCAGTGTAATGTCCAGTATTAGATTATCTTGTGTAATGTTCTTTTAACcctgggcaccaaaaaatattgtttccttgtctgaaaaaaaatccaaaaaatcagcaaaatcacCCCCCCCCGTCTTTTTACCTATTTTATCATGTGAGAGTTTCCAGTTTAACTCcccgtttttgagtaaagttgctaacagacagacagacagacagacagacagacagacagacagaccaacggcgatcgtcacataactccgccacattccttggtaGTGTAAAAACATCATCTTCATCCACAAGAACATCAAGAAGCCCAgaaaaagatggtttggaatcCACAGAACCCCGATTTTAACATTAAGGTGTCAGTCAGAGATTATATAAAGCAATAGAATACGTCAAAACAGCTTAAATTCAGATGCACGGACTAAACTACCTGCTAAATACATTGATAAACTGTCAGAAACAGTATCTGGTGCTGTTTTAAAGGCAaatgttgttttgattttgggTTTATTCCATTTGTATGAagttaatcaataaataaaaacttgaaaacttTTGTCGACAGCAGTAAATGTTTGTAATAACTTGCAACAACTGCCAATTTACTACCTGTCATCTCTAGAAACCTTGATTGTGGTGATCCAAGAGTAACACCACCCtcgtcctgtttttttttttgttttgtcctcGCATCCATTCTTCGTTCTGCATCCTTTATTTTGTGATGGCACACTTTGTAAAAACGCAGCCAACACtcgttaaaaaaacaaaaaaaaacaaaaaaaaaacagactagtGGAGGCTGTCAATCTTCTCCCCGTTTCGTCTCGTGTGTTTTCCGTTAACTGaaaagtgtttgtgttgcttttcgCTTCTTCCCAAATGACAGCCTGTAGCTGCTCATTATCGCTGTCAAAAGGAAAACGTGGTGGGAAAGAATTACGTTACTGCTCTCCCGCAACATGTCAAGTCATGACAGTTAAATTCGACAACATTGAGGGAAGTAGATGTTTTCTCAGCGTCTTCGAGCACGAAAGAAGAGATGATGGTTTTCTGTGAACGGCTGCTTGTGTTGTGGTTATcagtaaaaatggtaaaatgccAAATACACAACAAAGAAGACCCTCTTTCTCTTTATGGAGGATGTTTTTATAATGTAGGTGTGTGATTCTCAAAATCACAGTTGTGGTgcatttcagtttgaaatttgaatttttttttgatatttttaaagtaaGAATCAAAAGAATAATCTTTATTTGGAGCCCTGATTTGAATACCATCAATAAATATGAGCTAATTTATAAAGAAATAAGCCTCACTAGTGGTTAGTTTAAAGTAAAACTCAAGATTTACCTTTTTAGTTAGACTTTTGATTGACTttatggattttatttattcactacTCTTCTTAGAActcattttattaattaatttcactatttattcacttacatattttattctattaaatGTATAGTTTATTACCTTATgttatttctcagtttttatgattttttggcttttattttgcctttcacccattttttaataatatgaaattttatgtttttatttattaattattttattttatttcacttatcTGGTTTTTTACTTATTGCATGTTATTATTCCACCAAGGATCGCGGCAGAGTCGCAGtcaagcccaaaattattcgtacccctagcaaattttgacttaaaattgcttttatttaaccagcaagtttttttttgattgaaaatgacacaggtgtttcccaaaagataGTAAGCTGATGTACAAGAGgcattgttgtggaaaaaataacttctcagcttttatttacatttaaaattagcTAAGTTAAAATTTGATAGgagtatgaataatttcgggctCCACtgtatgtgatgatcggcatacgtctgtctgtctgtctgtctgtctgtctgtctgtctgtctgtctgttagcaacattactgaaaaatgaaccaacggatttggatgaaattttcagacaaggtcagaaatgacacaaggatcaagtgattagattttggcagtgatgcagcttataatctggatccatggatttgttaaattttctgtctcattgtgagatagcagcacggcgtcactgtaaccatgacaacaagtgaacactgcctgctgatgatctcatgattgtgatcctactacaaatccaccgctgtgaacttatccatcagaaatgatacaaggaacagctgattaaattgtgggggtgtttctgagtcccatcaattcccgccgcccgctgcatatttaggtcacgtgattcggtgtCCAAACATAAGGTGTACATGCATAACACAAacctgtgctcagtgtaaggtaattttttattaaagatttaatttgttgaaaatgatacgactgagcagccttggaggagtactgcgctctcttagtacttttcttgtttaggTTAGTTCCTCAATCCCTGTGTTTTTGAGTCCTACATTTTTAAcacaatcagaatcagaaatactttattgatcgcTGTGGGGGAATTGCTTACTTTACATATGCTGCTATTCAAAATTTTAGAGTGtaagctgtatttttacaattttttttaatgcactatgttttactgtccatgtgttttaatgttgaCTTTTAAGCCGGtattaccaacaaaaattttgTTATGTCACTGCTGAAAACTAAttgcataatgacaataaagattcttgactTGATAAAcgtaagtagaaaaatgtgtaattatacagtgtaataaatagTGTTTTATTGCACAGAGTTATGTAGTTATGTCACCCAATGTGGgttgtttgtattgtttaaTCACAGTTTAAATTCTTTTATCTCTAAAGCTCATTATGTGACGTttcatttgtatgaaaagtgctctataaatatagtttgattaattgattgacaGAAACAAGCCTGTAGGGTCTGCAGCTATTAACGCCCCGCTGATCCTCCAGGCAGGTCCACAGCGCCGTCACTTTGTCCCGGGAGGCTTCGGGTCGGCAGCTGGTGGAGATGGTTCCGGGTGAGGAGGTTCTGGCCCTGCAGGACGCCGACAGCGGAGTGGTGAGGCTGAGAGCCGGAGACCCCTTCAACGAGGAGATGAGCGTCCTGTGGCTCGGCGTCCACAGTCTGGGCTTCGCGATGGTCTGTGAGCCCCACGAGAACCTGCTGCTGGCCGAGGGAACCCTGAGGAACCTGAGCCGACACTGCCTGGAACATCTGCACATGCTGGGGCCCGGCAGCGAGGTCAGAACCACAGCAGTTAGATGAGACAGGGTTCCAGGATGTGGTGTTCGTTCAGGAGATTTTTCAAGGACAATCAAAAAAGTTTTATCACCAAGTAGGTTCTCATATAGCAGGAATTTGACTTTTACTGCATAATATTGATAAACTGATTACTATCCTGTCTGATTATCATAACCAGTATGTTGGCATTTATCCgattttctgtacttttattgACCGATTACTGACAAATGAAATACTTCAGGTCTGATACAGCCTTCTCTCtcagtctgtggtctcagaaatgtctctcaagcagcaaaaactgaactagAAGGACGTCACTTCTCCTCCAAAACTGCACTTTATTGAACAAACGTTTGCACGGAAGTTAATGAGGCCAAATAACTGAATGTGAACAGCAAAGATTTGATATTTGCATTGAATTTCCTCGGCTTCAACAACTATTTGAAGtgttttcacaaagaaaaaatgcacagattacAAAGATCCTCCTGCAGAAATGTTTCTAGACATATTAAAAATACTTAACTTTAACCCTTCAAtgcaccacatgggtcaagagattttccattgaatatgggtcacttttacctcatgttgtgcatcagagggttaaataacaACTTGCATCTgacatgatttttatttatcttgctAAGAAAAGGATTATCGTGgtgatattttgcatttttccaattatctgtgtttttattgacaGATAATTGATAAATTTAACACTTCGGTTCTGTtacagcctcctctctctgtcactctgtggtcttaGAAATATCTCTCAATCATCAAAAACTGGAcaagaaaccaggaaattagcttctcacacagtggctaaggctatgctaatggctagtggctaagttagaaagcggccacagattaacctgaaacagagactggaaagcaataattaataaagctttaaaatctggaccttagtgggaaataaaagtgacagaacagtgacATATTAAGAAAACggagaagaacagcaggagacaaactgatcaatctcaattGAGAGCATCCAAATTTAATCACTCcagtttctattttacatattcagttaaaaTCAGCTTTATTAATGAAGAAATCTAGTTACGAATGACAGGATCTCTgctgtcacatgctgttaaaacgtTACATTTTTCAACTAGTTATCAGCCGTTTGTGCTCACCAGTAATTGATATCGGCCctaaaaaaacatattggtTGATCTCACAGTAAACATTAATATATGGATTAAAAAAGTGTTGCCAGTCAGTAGACAAATGAGCAGCAAGTGTAATCAAGTGATTCAGGGTCACAGAGTTGCAATAATACTTCCTTTGCACAAGAATTTGCAGATTCATCACCTGAAAATGTAGAAGGTTACATACACAGATCACATAAAACTTGTTCTGTTTGAGCATTTTGAAATATCTCAGTAGAAACAGCACAATTTTCAAAAACGTCTCCTCAAAAAGTTTTTCCAAAAAGAGTGAACAGGTTCTGACATAATGAACATTTAATCCACATGACTTATTAACtgtctgtgcttgttttgttgtctttaccTCCTGGCAggataaaatatgttaaatatcaGCTGATATAAAACAGTTTTACCAACTTTCCTGATTGAAAACAATTCCTGCAGACTTCCCTTCATTTTTCTCTCGTAGATGACCAaacttttgtctgtttcttgttgtcttggtttttttttttttagcagtttgcaagcatctatttttaattttttttactctgtttaTGGCAGAGAAGTGCAACGTAGCCTATACAGCCAGCTTCTGACAACACTACATAGTTTGTTTATTGCTccaaagcagtttttgtggaAAGAAATctaatttgcatgttaatttTTAAGAACTTCATTGCGACGTTTCAAAAATTTGCTTCCAATTTGCCTGACATTTACATtgaaacagctgcttttattttctaaatgaaGTGAAGattttttcagatgtttaatGCATTAAAAAGCTTGTTTAAATGACACGTCATACCTGCTTCACTACTTTAAGCAGCGTGGCAGCAGAGAATTGGCTGAGAAATTttggaaaggaaagaaaactttTCACTGAACTTTCAAACTCAAAtgcaatttaattttatatattaaCGACCAGTTCGTAACATAAGTCATTTCTGGGCAATTCACATAGGAAAATAAATACCTAACTCATATAATTTTATAGAGAGAATCCCAGCCTTGGTTTTGAGCATCACAGGAGTGTAAAAAGGAGTCAAAATCAGGAGTgtaagctgaaaaaaaatggtcaaaacacagcaaaaaatgagaaaatagtcCTTGTAATCTTTGTTATGGTGCTTCAGAAAAGATATAAGAATAGCGAGACCTTCAGGACGCCATAAAAACACTCTTGCTTGTGGCTGTTTTATGGGTGTCTACAAACAGTTTTTCAGCAGCTTAACTGTTCTGGCTGCAGAATAACATGGGCCTGCTGCCTCTCCGGTGTTTGTACTCGAATTCAACAAGTCGGAGGTCTGGCTGCATTTCATTCGCTGTCGGCCAGCTCGTGAGTCTGGGATTAAAGGAGGGAAAGATTTCTAATTGCAGGGTTTAAGCTCCATCGCTGCTGTTTGGGAGACAATTATTACTTTGGTCTTAAAGGATAACTCTCAACAAATCCCAGGAAAAGGTCAAAACCAACAATTAGCTGATCCTGCTAACAAGTAGCGCCGAACATCCCAAGCCTGACACACCTTTTTCCTCCATGTTAAACATCTCCTACGTCCGAATACATTAATTAGCCACAGCGCCACGCAGTATGACGTGTGCTTTtattaccacaaagacactaCTGTAATTAAACATGTATTCAAAGCTGTATATGTGCTGAATATTTTTCTCCACACACGTTGAAAGGCCTCATTAGGCTGAAATGTATTAAGAAATAGTGCTGTTGAGCAACGCTAGCCAAACTCTCAAGAGCAGCTATTGTGGAACTCATAATAAAAACGCTTCTTCGCTGGCTAAATTACTGTAGAAATATTTCTAGCAGTGTGGTGTAGCACATATCAAGTGAAACTACATGATTTGATCCTTCAAATAACGCTACTAGCTCGTTTGTGCCACAAAACTAATCGCAAATTTAGATTCAGAATTCAGATTTCATCATAGTTACAGTTGTACATCCATCTCCTCGCCCATTACTCTTGTTTGAATTACTCATGAACTCATTATTGcataaaaaaagttaatttggAGGTATGTTCATATTAATACAATGCAAATCTATATGCTCCTTTCTCcactatattttttaattaaaattttttttgcactcGCCTACTTTGTAAATCACCTCTCATAttattgatgatgatgatgatgatgatgatgatgatgatgatgatgatgatgatgatgatgatgatgatgatgatgatgataataattattattattattattattaatagtagtaataataatagtaataataatattgataataataataactattattattattattattattatcaacaCTACATATTAGTATTAATAATAGTAAGGAATTcataaatataataacaatcattattattattatgattattaccactaaatatttgtattaataATGTTAGTGAATTGCTTAATAAAAACAGTGGAGGCAGTAATATAAAAATTACTGTTGTGTTATTATTAGCAGTAGATACTCGTATTAATAATACTAATGGAGCAATTAATACACATATgatattactactactactactactactactactactaataataataataataataatagttattattaatttatcatTAACACTAAATATTAGTATTAATACTATTAATGAATTAGTTAATAAAATgtatcataataataattactatattattattatttacactaaatattagcattaataataatgaattgataaaatataattattattatttttgtatattagtaatttcttattattattgctattattgcAATCTTTGTATAgatattatcattaataataatgaaatgctATTACCATATCTCAAGAAAGATAGAAACTGGAGCTTTGGAATTATACTTGTTAAATATTTGTACATTCCGGATTAATACTGTTATGCAGAAAGATGAAACTTTTGCTCAGTAATATCTTTGCTtatcttttttcaatttttcaactGATATTTGTCAGTTTGTCATGTGTCACAAAGGCGCTATGGTTTCATTAGATCAGATAatctttattgatccctcagtGGTGAAACGTTCATGTTACAGCACAGAAGTACAGATAAGTACTAGTCAAGTATTACCATCTCAGCTGATAGATGATCTAGTTAGCCTCcactgtttgtttgtgaaaagatacagcatgtttgttttgctgcGATATAGAGCAAGATAAGAGCTAAAAAGTGcaggaagtgaaattaaaacaacactgaTGGCATATTTCCCCTGCAGGTCCTCCTGAAGAGCAGCCGGATCGATGTTCTGCTCAGCCGCCTGCTTCCTCACGGCCAGCTCCTCTTCCTCAACCACCGCTTTGCCCAGAGTCTGGAGAAGGAGGTAGCAGCTTACATGGCCAAATGAACCCAGTTGTCATTTTCGTTGTGGCCGACTCTACCTGCCTGCAGTCTCACTTCTAGTTTCAGCTCAGTTATTAGCTAGCCCTAAGTGCCGGCtttcaaaccaaaacaaacgCCGGCCGCTGTTTACCTTCGGTGACATTTGTGCGTCAGGTGAAGAGCGGTGGACTAccgggctgctgctgctgctgctgctgcacaacgTGTGAACACACAGGGAGGTAAATATCTCCCTCAGCCACTCGCTGCAGCTCACTGCTGGCTGTTTACTGTGTGGGAGGCTTCACTTCAAATCCTGTTTGTCAAATTGAAGAGTGGGAAGGAAAATGTGGCAGATTAAAGAGTGCAGCTGAAGAGGCCAGTTAAGACCCACTTGTCAGCATCAAAGTCGGCTATTTATCTGATTCACCGTGCTCGAAATGTCACAGTGTGACCTTGGGAAACCAGACTtgatgtgttatttttgtgttttttaagaaTTCTGGGAGTATAAATGAATCTCAAAGTGCCTTATTGTGACTTCTAAAGGACCTTCT is a window from the Amphiprion ocellaris isolate individual 3 ecotype Okinawa chromosome 20, ASM2253959v1, whole genome shotgun sequence genome containing:
- the ap5s1 gene encoding AP-5 complex subunit sigma-1, encoding MVRCFLIHTVCPISALSAGECRVLYSRVFGPDETVLSEELQELNPEERRLLQKEKVAVVARQVHSAVTLSREASGRQLVEMVPGEEVLALQDADSGVVRLRAGDPFNEEMSVLWLGVHSLGFAMVCEPHENLLLAEGTLRNLSRHCLEHLHMLGPGSEVLLKSSRIDVLLSRLLPHGQLLFLNHRFAQSLEKEVAAYMAK